In Aliamphritea ceti, a single window of DNA contains:
- a CDS encoding MerR family transcriptional regulator, translated as MSKTTFTIRDLASEFDVTTRSIRFYEDQGLLFPTRKGQTRIYSSQDRVRLKLILRGKRLGFSLAESKELFELWDQTPGGSMKQLERLQAKITEKKQALKQQLNDIAMLQIELDSAESRCQSAMQALISQEQKAQ; from the coding sequence ATGAGTAAAACCACTTTTACAATCCGAGATCTGGCCAGCGAGTTTGATGTGACAACCCGCAGCATTCGCTTTTATGAAGATCAGGGTTTGCTATTTCCAACCCGCAAAGGTCAGACACGCATATACAGCAGCCAGGACAGAGTCCGCCTGAAACTGATTCTTCGCGGCAAGCGTTTAGGCTTCTCTCTGGCAGAAAGCAAAGAACTATTTGAACTCTGGGATCAGACACCCGGCGGCAGCATGAAACAGCTGGAACGCCTGCAGGCAAAAATTACGGAAAAGAAACAGGCGCTGAAACAGCAACTTAACGATATCGCTATGTTGCAGATCGAACTGGACAGCGCCGAATCGCGCTGTCAGTCAGCGATGCAGGCGCTTATTTCTCAGGAACAAAAAGCGCAATAG
- a CDS encoding isovaleryl-CoA dehydrogenase: MISQYNTLNFGLGETLDMLRDQINSFAAEEIAPRAEEIDRENAFPMDLWRKFGGMGLLGITVKEEYGGVDMGYLAHVIAMEEISRASASVGLSYGAHSNLCVNQIHRNGNEEQKQKYLPKLISGEHIGALAMSEPNAGSDVVSMKLHATDNGDHYLLNGNKMWITNGPDAHTYVIYAKTDVNAGPKGITAFIVERDFAGFSRHQKLDKLGMRGSNTCELVFDNCPVPKENVLGELNGGVRVLMSGLDYERLVLSGGPLGIMQAAMDIVVPYIRDRQQFGQSIGEFQLVQGKVADMYTLMNACKSYTYTVARSAERGEATRKDCAGVILYTAETATKLALDAIQLLGGNGYINEFPTGRLLRDAKLYEIGAGTSEIRRMLIGRELFLNK; this comes from the coding sequence ATGATCTCACAATACAACACCCTGAATTTTGGCCTTGGTGAAACCCTCGACATGCTGCGTGATCAGATCAACAGCTTTGCCGCAGAAGAGATTGCCCCCCGTGCCGAAGAGATCGACCGGGAAAATGCCTTTCCAATGGATCTGTGGCGTAAGTTTGGTGGTATGGGCTTACTGGGTATTACCGTTAAGGAAGAATACGGTGGCGTTGATATGGGTTATCTGGCCCACGTCATTGCTATGGAAGAGATCAGCCGTGCTTCTGCTTCTGTAGGCTTGTCATACGGCGCGCACTCTAATTTGTGTGTCAACCAGATACATCGCAACGGCAACGAAGAACAGAAACAAAAATACCTGCCTAAGCTGATCAGCGGTGAGCATATCGGTGCACTGGCAATGTCTGAGCCGAATGCAGGTTCGGACGTTGTCTCGATGAAACTGCATGCAACAGACAATGGCGATCATTACCTGCTTAACGGTAACAAGATGTGGATCACTAACGGTCCAGACGCCCACACTTACGTTATCTATGCCAAGACCGATGTAAACGCTGGCCCGAAAGGTATTACCGCATTCATTGTGGAACGTGACTTTGCCGGTTTCTCCCGCCATCAAAAACTCGACAAGCTGGGCATGCGTGGCTCCAACACCTGTGAGCTGGTATTCGATAACTGCCCGGTCCCTAAAGAAAATGTGCTGGGTGAATTAAACGGTGGTGTCCGGGTGCTCATGAGCGGTCTGGATTATGAGCGTCTGGTGTTATCCGGCGGACCACTGGGCATCATGCAGGCTGCAATGGACATCGTTGTACCTTATATCCGTGACCGTCAGCAATTCGGTCAGTCTATCGGTGAGTTCCAGCTGGTACAGGGTAAAGTCGCCGATATGTATACCCTGATGAACGCTTGTAAATCTTACACATACACCGTTGCCCGTTCAGCAGAACGTGGCGAAGCCACCCGTAAAGATTGTGCAGGTGTCATTTTGTATACCGCAGAAACCGCCACCAAGCTCGCACTGGATGCCATTCAGTTACTGGGCGGTAACGGGTATATCAACGAATTTCCTACCGGCCGCCTGCTGCGAGATGCAAAGCTTTATGAAATCGGCGCCGGTACCTCAGAAATCCGCCGCATGCTGATCGGCCGCGAGCTGTTTCTGAATAAATAA
- a CDS encoding carboxyl transferase domain-containing protein, producing MALLNSKINPRSEEYLANYEAMASAVADLRDKTAQVELGGGHKYQERHLSRGKLLPRDRINTLLDEGSAFLELSQLAAYKVYADDVPAAGIITGVGRVSGQECMIIANDATVKGGTYFPLTVKKHLRAQEIAEQNNLPCIYLVDSGGANLPQQDEVFPDRDHFGRIFYNQARMSSLGIPQIAVVMGLCTAGGAYVPAMADESIIVREQGSIFLAGPPLVKAATGEVVSAEDLGGADVHCRTSGVADHYAENDEHALQIARSCIANLNRRKDIKLNTRPAQAPRFDAEELYGIVGTDLRKPFDVREVIARLVDNSEFDEFKQLYGTTLVTGFAHIFGYPVGIVANNGILFGESAQKGAHFIELCCQRKIPLLFLQNITGFMVGQKYESEGIAKHGAKMVTAVACANVPKFTVLIGGSFGAGNYGMCGRAYSPNMLWMWPNARISVMGGEQAAGVLATVKRDNIERNGDSWSAEEEATFKQPVIDTYDAQGHPYYASARLWDDGVIDPRQTREVVGMGLSAALNKPIDETRFGVFRM from the coding sequence ATGGCTTTACTCAACAGCAAGATTAATCCGCGCAGCGAAGAGTACCTCGCTAACTATGAAGCAATGGCCAGCGCTGTTGCCGATCTGCGCGACAAAACCGCCCAGGTTGAACTGGGTGGCGGTCATAAATATCAGGAACGCCATTTATCCCGTGGCAAATTGCTCCCCCGTGATCGTATTAACACTCTGTTAGATGAAGGCTCCGCATTCCTGGAGCTGTCACAACTGGCAGCCTATAAGGTATATGCTGACGACGTCCCTGCCGCAGGCATCATTACAGGTGTTGGCCGGGTCAGTGGTCAGGAATGCATGATCATCGCCAATGATGCCACCGTAAAAGGCGGTACTTACTTTCCACTGACGGTCAAAAAACATCTGCGCGCCCAGGAAATTGCCGAGCAGAATAATCTGCCCTGCATTTATCTGGTGGATTCCGGCGGGGCTAACTTACCGCAACAGGATGAGGTCTTTCCGGACAGGGATCACTTTGGCCGTATTTTCTATAATCAGGCGCGCATGTCATCCCTGGGCATTCCACAGATTGCTGTCGTAATGGGACTTTGTACCGCCGGTGGTGCTTATGTCCCCGCCATGGCAGACGAATCCATTATCGTACGTGAACAAGGCAGTATTTTCCTTGCTGGTCCGCCATTAGTTAAAGCCGCTACCGGTGAAGTCGTCAGCGCGGAAGACCTAGGGGGTGCCGACGTCCATTGCCGTACTTCTGGCGTTGCAGATCATTATGCTGAAAACGACGAACACGCTCTGCAGATTGCCCGCAGCTGTATTGCTAACCTGAACCGGCGTAAAGACATTAAGCTAAATACCCGCCCGGCACAGGCGCCGCGATTTGATGCAGAAGAACTCTACGGCATTGTCGGTACTGACCTGAGAAAACCCTTTGATGTCAGAGAGGTTATCGCCCGCCTTGTGGACAACTCTGAATTTGACGAGTTTAAACAGCTTTACGGCACAACACTTGTCACTGGCTTCGCACACATATTCGGCTACCCTGTCGGCATTGTGGCAAATAATGGCATCTTATTCGGGGAATCTGCTCAAAAAGGTGCGCACTTCATTGAGCTATGCTGCCAGCGCAAGATCCCCCTGCTTTTCCTGCAGAACATTACTGGCTTCATGGTCGGTCAGAAATATGAGTCAGAAGGTATCGCTAAGCACGGCGCGAAAATGGTAACCGCGGTTGCCTGCGCAAATGTACCTAAATTTACCGTGCTTATTGGTGGCAGCTTCGGTGCCGGTAACTATGGTATGTGTGGCCGGGCATATAGCCCTAACATGTTATGGATGTGGCCTAACGCGCGTATTTCAGTCATGGGTGGCGAACAGGCCGCTGGTGTACTTGCGACCGTCAAACGCGACAACATTGAGCGCAACGGTGACAGCTGGTCCGCTGAAGAAGAAGCCACATTCAAACAACCAGTTATCGACACCTACGATGCCCAGGGACACCCTTACTACGCCAGCGCCCGCTTGTGGGATGACGGTGTCATTGACCCTCGCCAAACCCGTGAAGTAGTCGGTATGGGTTTATCTGCTGCTCTTAACAAACCTATTGATGAAACCCGCTTCGGCGTGTTCCGCATGTGA
- a CDS encoding enoyl-CoA hydratase/isomerase family protein, producing the protein MTNSQVLFSFTDGVAELTLNRPEVHNAFDDNIIEALISHLEIAADLPDLRVLILRSAGKNFSAGADLAWMRRMADNSHDDNLKDAHRLARLMQLLNDFNRPTIAQIQGVAYGGAVGLAACCDIVIASETSKFCLSEVRIGLIPAVISPYVIRAIGERQARRYFISAEPFSAQQAMHFGLVHEVVAEDQLQSSADDMITKLLQNSPQGMYAAKQLIQAVSQQPINDTLIADTANRIADIRVSSEGQEGLSAFLEKRTPAWIK; encoded by the coding sequence ATGACCAACAGTCAGGTACTTTTCAGCTTCACTGACGGCGTCGCGGAACTCACGCTCAACCGTCCGGAAGTGCATAACGCTTTCGATGACAACATCATCGAAGCACTTATCAGCCATCTGGAAATCGCGGCGGACCTGCCCGACCTGCGAGTGCTGATCCTCCGCTCCGCCGGTAAGAACTTTTCCGCTGGGGCCGATCTGGCGTGGATGCGCCGCATGGCTGACAACAGCCATGACGATAATTTAAAAGATGCCCACCGGCTGGCCAGACTAATGCAACTGCTGAATGACTTTAACCGCCCGACTATCGCGCAGATTCAGGGCGTCGCTTACGGTGGCGCAGTGGGTCTGGCGGCTTGTTGTGACATAGTGATCGCCAGCGAGACAAGTAAGTTTTGCCTCAGTGAAGTTCGCATTGGCCTGATCCCCGCAGTCATCAGCCCTTATGTTATCCGCGCCATTGGTGAACGCCAGGCACGTCGCTATTTCATATCAGCCGAGCCTTTCAGCGCACAACAGGCGATGCATTTCGGACTAGTACATGAAGTCGTTGCCGAAGACCAGTTACAAAGCAGTGCCGACGACATGATCACCAAACTGCTACAGAACAGTCCTCAGGGCATGTACGCCGCTAAACAGCTTATTCAGGCGGTCAGCCAGCAACCGATAAATGACACACTGATTGCTGATACCGCCAACCGTATTGCCGACATCCGGGTTAGCTCCGAAGGTCAGGAAGGCTTAAGCGCCTTTCTGGAGAAACGCACCCCGGCTTGGATTAAATAA
- a CDS encoding acetyl/propionyl/methylcrotonyl-CoA carboxylase subunit alpha, producing MFNKILIANRGEIACRVIQTARAMGIRTVAVYSEADAQARHVKMADEAFLLGPAPSTESYLRSDKILDIAISSGAQAIHPGYGFLSENAEFAAACAKANVVFIGPPTGAIEAMGSKSAAKQIMSEASVPLVPGYHDADQSDATLKAESEKCGYPQLLKAVAGGGGKGMRVVNNLLEFPEALESARREASNAFGNPDMLIERYLTQPRHVEIQVFCDTLGAGIYLAERDCSVQRRHQKVIEEAPAPGLSDADRKAMGEAAVRAAQAINYVGAGTVEFLYDTDGSFYFMEMNTRLQVEHPVTEMITGLDLVEWQLRIAAGEALPLCQSQVTINGHSLEARVYAEDPNNDFLPATGMLHYLKTPQENAHVRVDTGVLQGDEVSVYYDPMIAKLIVWDTDRERAINRMVSALEDYKIAGLTTNLSFLHKLADSQPFRDCQLDTGFIETHQALLFPDSQADTARWLAIAAVCFAANNQQNNTQPADPDSPFSNSDSWRLNSSYARPLTLIFKDGQSDTNATLTVQSNGNRYSITNHDQQLELEAHLSDDQLNITLNDHRQTLDVCFNGDQLTLFAGAEQFSCQRHREDFGSNAHDSGNSLNAPMNGAVVAVLVETGAKVAAGDTLVIMEAMKMEHSLKAPHDGTVAEIFYQEGELVDDGAELIALEAED from the coding sequence ATGTTCAATAAAATTCTTATTGCCAACCGCGGCGAAATCGCTTGCCGGGTAATTCAGACAGCCCGTGCAATGGGTATACGCACAGTGGCAGTTTACTCCGAAGCCGATGCTCAGGCCCGACATGTAAAAATGGCTGATGAAGCCTTTTTGCTTGGCCCTGCTCCAAGTACCGAAAGCTACCTGCGAAGCGACAAAATATTAGACATTGCCATCAGTAGCGGTGCCCAGGCGATTCATCCTGGTTATGGTTTTCTCTCAGAGAATGCTGAGTTTGCCGCCGCCTGCGCCAAAGCCAATGTCGTTTTCATCGGTCCGCCAACCGGTGCAATTGAAGCAATGGGCTCAAAATCTGCCGCTAAACAGATTATGTCTGAAGCATCTGTTCCGCTGGTTCCGGGTTATCACGATGCCGATCAGAGCGACGCAACACTTAAAGCTGAATCAGAAAAATGTGGCTACCCGCAGCTGTTGAAAGCCGTTGCCGGTGGCGGTGGTAAAGGCATGCGGGTAGTAAACAACCTGCTGGAATTCCCGGAAGCGCTGGAATCGGCCCGCCGGGAGGCCAGTAATGCCTTTGGCAATCCTGATATGCTCATTGAGCGTTATCTGACGCAGCCACGCCACGTAGAAATTCAGGTATTTTGCGACACTCTTGGCGCGGGAATTTATCTGGCAGAACGGGACTGTTCTGTACAGCGTCGCCATCAGAAAGTCATTGAAGAAGCGCCTGCACCGGGCCTTAGCGACGCCGACCGCAAAGCCATGGGCGAAGCAGCCGTACGGGCTGCACAGGCGATAAATTATGTTGGCGCCGGTACGGTGGAGTTCCTCTATGACACCGACGGTTCCTTCTATTTCATGGAAATGAATACCCGCTTGCAAGTAGAGCATCCGGTGACAGAAATGATTACCGGGCTGGACTTGGTAGAGTGGCAACTTCGTATTGCAGCCGGTGAAGCCCTGCCTCTGTGCCAGAGTCAGGTGACAATTAACGGCCATTCACTGGAAGCCCGGGTATACGCTGAAGACCCTAACAACGATTTTTTACCGGCAACGGGTATGCTCCACTACCTGAAAACACCTCAGGAGAATGCGCATGTTCGGGTAGATACCGGCGTCCTTCAGGGGGATGAAGTCAGTGTGTATTACGATCCGATGATCGCAAAACTGATTGTTTGGGACACCGACAGAGAACGTGCAATCAACCGCATGGTCAGCGCACTGGAAGATTATAAAATTGCCGGCCTGACCACTAACCTGAGCTTTTTGCACAAACTAGCTGACAGCCAACCATTCAGAGATTGTCAGTTGGATACCGGTTTTATTGAAACCCATCAGGCCTTACTTTTCCCTGACAGTCAGGCAGATACAGCCCGTTGGCTGGCGATTGCGGCAGTGTGTTTTGCTGCTAACAATCAGCAAAACAATACACAACCAGCTGATCCAGACTCACCTTTCAGTAACTCTGATAGCTGGCGCTTAAACAGTAGCTATGCCCGCCCACTGACGCTGATCTTTAAAGATGGCCAGAGCGATACCAATGCCACACTCACAGTGCAAAGTAATGGTAACCGGTACAGCATTACTAACCATGATCAGCAGTTAGAGTTAGAAGCACACTTAAGCGACGACCAGTTAAATATTACCCTCAATGACCACCGGCAAACGCTGGACGTCTGTTTTAACGGCGACCAGCTAACCCTGTTTGCCGGCGCTGAACAATTTAGCTGTCAACGCCACAGAGAAGATTTTGGCAGCAATGCTCACGACAGTGGCAACAGCCTAAACGCCCCAATGAATGGTGCAGTCGTCGCTGTACTGGTAGAAACCGGGGCTAAAGTCGCTGCCGGAGATACTCTGGTTATCATGGAAGCCATGAAAATGGAGCACAGCCTTAAAGCACCTCACGACGGCACAGTTGCTGAAATTTTCTATCAGGAAGGCGAGCTGGTTGATGACGGCGCGGAACTGATCGCACTGGAAGCGGAGGACTGA
- a CDS encoding hydroxymethylglutaryl-CoA lyase, with protein sequence MALPSNVRLFEMGPRDGLQNEPGDPIATAIKIELINRLSDTGLTNIEATSFVSPRWVPQMADASSVMAGIKRQSGVSYSALTPNLKGLEAAIAAGVDEVAVFGAASESFTQKNINCSIAESIERFTPVIELARQHDIRVRGYVSTVLGCPYEGDIQPEKVANVCDLLYQLGCYEISLGDTIGTGTPLKAKQMLEAVCKYVPVSHLAAHFHDTYGQALANLYAVLEEGVAVIDSSVAGLGGCPYAHGASGNVASEDVLYMLQGLGITTGIDLQKMVTTGHWISAQLGRRSGSKVALATSQPSS encoded by the coding sequence ATGGCCCTGCCGAGTAATGTTCGCCTGTTCGAAATGGGTCCCCGAGACGGCCTGCAAAACGAACCCGGCGATCCAATTGCCACTGCGATCAAAATAGAACTGATCAACCGACTCAGTGACACCGGCCTGACAAACATCGAAGCCACCAGCTTTGTTTCGCCACGCTGGGTGCCCCAAATGGCCGATGCCAGCTCAGTAATGGCAGGTATCAAACGTCAATCCGGCGTTAGTTACAGTGCACTTACCCCCAACCTGAAAGGCCTGGAAGCCGCAATTGCCGCCGGAGTTGATGAAGTCGCTGTATTTGGTGCCGCTTCAGAAAGCTTCACACAAAAAAATATTAACTGCTCGATAGCTGAAAGCATCGAACGCTTTACCCCGGTTATCGAACTGGCTCGCCAGCACGACATAAGAGTGCGCGGTTATGTTTCGACCGTTCTTGGCTGCCCCTATGAAGGTGATATCCAACCGGAAAAAGTCGCTAATGTGTGTGACCTGCTGTACCAGCTTGGCTGCTATGAAATATCACTGGGCGACACCATTGGTACCGGCACACCGCTGAAGGCCAAGCAGATGTTAGAAGCCGTCTGCAAATATGTGCCTGTAAGCCATCTTGCTGCACACTTTCATGACACTTATGGCCAGGCCCTCGCCAACTTATATGCAGTCCTGGAAGAAGGCGTTGCGGTCATCGACAGTTCAGTGGCCGGGCTTGGCGGCTGCCCTTATGCCCACGGCGCTTCAGGCAATGTCGCCAGTGAAGACGTACTCTACATGCTACAAGGGTTAGGCATCACTACTGGTATCGATTTACAGAAAATGGTCACCACAGGACACTGGATCAGCGCCCAGCTAGGTCGCCGCTCTGGATCTAAAGTTGCATTGGCTACTAGTCAGCCAAGCAGTTAA
- a CDS encoding peroxidase-related enzyme (This protein belongs to a clade of uncharacterized proteins related to peroxidases such as the alkylhydroperoxidase AhpD.) produces the protein MQDSEPQVSYQTAALTALDLPVPAPDQYPADVQKYFAKCEEKLGMLPNVLKAYSQNLAQLDVFSKFYNELMFGDSNLTLLEREMIAVAVSSRNHCFYCIAAHGAAIREYSGDPALGELIAINYRAAQLSDRHTAMLDFAVKMTDKPDAILEADRQQLRDAGFSDRDIWDIANLAGFYNMTNRIASAVDMQPNPEYHSRCR, from the coding sequence ATGCAGGATTCCGAACCACAGGTAAGCTACCAAACTGCAGCACTGACAGCACTGGACTTACCCGTACCCGCCCCGGACCAGTATCCGGCCGATGTGCAGAAATACTTCGCTAAATGTGAAGAGAAACTCGGCATGCTGCCCAATGTACTGAAAGCCTATAGCCAAAACCTTGCGCAGCTGGATGTATTCAGTAAGTTCTACAACGAACTGATGTTTGGCGACAGTAACCTGACACTTCTCGAACGGGAAATGATTGCCGTCGCGGTATCCTCCCGCAATCATTGTTTCTATTGTATTGCAGCCCACGGTGCTGCCATCCGCGAATATTCCGGCGACCCAGCTCTGGGTGAGCTGATTGCAATCAACTATCGGGCTGCTCAACTGTCTGACCGGCACACCGCCATGCTGGATTTTGCTGTAAAAATGACTGACAAGCCTGACGCAATTCTGGAAGCTGACCGTCAGCAACTGCGAGATGCAGGCTTCAGCGACAGAGACATCTGGGATATCGCTAATCTGGCTGGTTTTTATAACATGACTAACCGCATCGCCAGCGCGGTAGATATGCAACCGAATCCCGAATACCACAGTCGCTGTCGCTAA
- a CDS encoding AMP-binding protein — MSTPTQKNAPSYTNGASAQPLLGMTIGDKFDATCANFPDNDALIVHFQNIRWDYRTLKQQVDNCARALLSLGVKTGDRVGMWSPNNAQWLVTQFATAKLGAILVNINPAYRLHELEYALNQSGTRFLVTADSFKASNYTAMLLELAPELHNCEPGQLNAAKLPNLKCIINLADEQHPGMWRWADFTEQAAHSSAEDVAHIQSTLQFDDPINIQYTSGTTGFPKGATLSHHNILNNGYFVAESMRFTDQDRLIVPVPLYHCFGMVMGNLGCITHGATLIYPTEGFEPRAVLEAVEKEKATALFGVPTMFIAELGDEQFEQYDLSSLRTGIMAGSICPAEVMKAVNAKMHMQEVQIAYGMTETSPVSTQTAADDPFDKRVSTVGRSQPHIETKIIDPANGQVVSRGEIGELCTRGYSVMIGYWNNPDATAAAIDDRGWMHSGDLATMDKEGYVQIVGRIKDMVIRGGENVYPKEVEEFLYTHPDIIDVQVTGVPDKKYGEELIAWVKLTPDAREVSAENLQAFCKGKITHFKIPRYFKFVDEFPMTVTGKIQKFKMREISIAELGLDD; from the coding sequence GTGAGCACTCCGACCCAAAAGAACGCCCCCAGCTACACGAATGGCGCCAGCGCTCAGCCTCTGTTAGGAATGACCATCGGCGATAAATTCGATGCCACCTGTGCAAACTTTCCCGACAATGATGCCCTGATTGTTCATTTCCAGAATATCCGCTGGGATTACCGTACCCTGAAACAACAGGTAGATAACTGTGCCCGTGCGCTATTAAGCCTCGGCGTTAAAACCGGTGACCGGGTCGGCATGTGGTCGCCGAATAACGCACAGTGGCTGGTTACTCAGTTCGCCACCGCAAAACTCGGTGCTATTCTGGTAAATATCAACCCGGCATACCGGTTGCACGAACTGGAATACGCACTGAATCAGTCCGGTACCCGCTTTCTGGTCACCGCAGACAGTTTTAAAGCGTCTAACTACACCGCCATGTTGCTGGAACTGGCGCCGGAACTGCACAACTGTGAACCGGGCCAGCTCAACGCAGCTAAACTGCCTAACCTGAAATGCATCATTAATCTGGCAGATGAACAGCATCCGGGCATGTGGCGCTGGGCAGACTTCACTGAACAGGCAGCCCACAGCAGTGCGGAAGATGTTGCCCACATTCAGAGCACGCTGCAATTCGACGATCCGATCAATATTCAGTACACCTCAGGCACAACCGGCTTCCCTAAAGGCGCAACGCTCAGCCATCACAATATTCTTAACAACGGGTATTTCGTTGCTGAAAGTATGCGTTTCACCGATCAGGACCGGCTGATCGTACCGGTTCCACTATACCACTGCTTCGGCATGGTGATGGGTAATCTGGGGTGTATCACCCATGGTGCAACACTGATCTATCCAACCGAAGGCTTCGAGCCCCGGGCGGTACTTGAAGCCGTCGAAAAAGAAAAGGCAACCGCACTGTTCGGCGTGCCAACAATGTTCATTGCTGAACTTGGAGATGAGCAATTCGAACAGTATGACTTATCCAGCCTGCGCACCGGCATTATGGCCGGATCTATCTGCCCGGCAGAAGTCATGAAAGCAGTTAACGCCAAGATGCATATGCAGGAAGTTCAGATCGCCTATGGCATGACCGAAACCAGCCCTGTTTCTACACAGACAGCCGCCGACGACCCATTCGATAAACGCGTATCAACCGTTGGCCGTAGTCAGCCTCATATCGAGACTAAGATAATAGATCCCGCCAATGGTCAGGTTGTATCCCGCGGTGAGATAGGCGAACTATGCACCCGAGGCTACAGCGTCATGATCGGCTACTGGAACAACCCTGATGCAACCGCTGCTGCAATTGACGACCGTGGCTGGATGCACAGTGGTGACCTTGCCACTATGGATAAAGAAGGTTACGTTCAAATCGTTGGTCGGATTAAAGATATGGTGATCCGTGGAGGCGAGAACGTCTATCCAAAAGAAGTAGAAGAATTCCTCTATACACACCCGGATATCATTGATGTTCAGGTCACCGGCGTGCCAGACAAAAAATACGGCGAAGAACTGATTGCCTGGGTAAAACTGACCCCGGATGCCCGTGAAGTTTCAGCCGAAAACCTGCAAGCTTTTTGCAAAGGTAAAATCACCCACTTCAAAATTCCACGCTACTTCAAATTTGTCGATGAATTCCCGATGACAGTCACCGGGAAAATCCAGAAATTTAAAATGCGGGAAATATCCATCGCAGAGCTTGGCCTGGACGACTAA
- a CDS encoding class I SAM-dependent methyltransferase, translating into MVAHHYSEQLNPAELLCRIHSTFPQGALPHQLAGIDQLHIGGIQASKKLLTHLPDSPESTFRILEIGAGLGGLQRLYTSQLAKHSPVNYITLDITPEFSQLNHGLNRLCKVKQSNVITGDGQQLPVSDNQFDAIILQHSLLNMPDQQQCLKDCHRALKPGGKLILHEVLRGSLQQDITYPVPWAGDEANSHLLSLAALLTQLSNAGLTVTSEQNWSAEALEWRQQQSRKEAQPPAPEQSPTNPYPLHKLSPREIFGIRFMKMATNLLANLQSGAIEVHEIIANKPL; encoded by the coding sequence GTGGTTGCTCATCACTATAGTGAACAACTGAATCCGGCAGAGCTTTTATGCCGGATTCATAGCACTTTTCCTCAAGGTGCATTACCCCATCAACTGGCAGGTATTGATCAGCTGCACATCGGTGGGATTCAGGCCAGCAAGAAGCTACTGACTCACTTGCCTGATTCTCCTGAAAGCACCTTTCGGATATTGGAAATAGGTGCTGGCCTGGGTGGCCTGCAACGTCTCTATACCAGTCAGTTAGCTAAGCATTCTCCGGTCAACTACATAACCCTGGATATCACCCCTGAATTCAGCCAGCTGAATCATGGGCTTAACCGGCTATGTAAGGTCAAACAGTCAAATGTAATCACCGGCGATGGTCAGCAACTGCCGGTATCCGACAACCAGTTCGATGCAATTATATTGCAACACAGTTTGCTCAATATGCCAGATCAACAACAATGCCTTAAGGATTGCCATCGAGCACTTAAACCAGGCGGTAAATTAATTCTTCATGAAGTACTGCGGGGTAGCTTACAACAAGACATCACCTATCCAGTGCCCTGGGCCGGCGATGAAGCCAATAGCCACCTGCTCAGCCTGGCAGCATTGCTAACTCAGCTAAGTAACGCAGGCCTGACGGTAACCTCTGAGCAAAACTGGTCTGCAGAAGCTTTGGAATGGCGTCAGCAACAAAGCCGAAAAGAAGCTCAACCACCAGCTCCGGAACAATCGCCAACAAACCCCTACCCTCTGCACAAGCTTTCCCCGAGAGAAATATTCGGCATACGCTTTATGAAAATGGCCACCAACCTCCTGGCTAATCTACAAAGCGGTGCTATCGAAGTGCATGAGATAATCGCTAATAAACCGTTATGA